A DNA window from Pseudorasbora parva isolate DD20220531a chromosome 5, ASM2467924v1, whole genome shotgun sequence contains the following coding sequences:
- the prmt2 gene encoding protein arginine N-methyltransferase 2 isoform X3, whose amino-acid sequence MLENESREGEAEEYVGIADFVAEGDEQLSFSVGDKLLVHERISDVWWWAELQGLFGYVPSSYLHKSIEDVEDVWQDDEYFGNYGTLRLHLEMLSDKPRTETYRQVILSNSASLRGKVVMDLGCGTGIISLFCALLAQPAAVYAVEASSMAEHTEKLVRKNGCEGVVTVFRDRAENLTLPGKVDVLVSEWMGNCLLFEYMLESVLLARDRWLKEGGMIWPSSACLTVVPCQAFSDYRQKMEFWEKPYGLDFSYLQSLAQKEFLSKPKFSHHLLPEDCLSTPADVITLEMVTIQVSDLERLKGEFSFTVEKSGIFHGFTVWFSAHFQSLEEDGSSLELNTGPYSEITHWKQTLFMLDAPVEVEEGDIIVGSIRLQRNPIWRRHLSVTFSWNINGTEDSKVSMYMYHCLISLKSINK is encoded by the exons ATGCTTGAAAATGAAAGCAGAGAGGGTGAAGCTGAAGAGTATGTCGGCATTGCGGATTTTGTGGCTGAAGGAGATGAGCAG CTTAGTTTCTCAGTTGGTGATAAACTGCTGGTCCATGAGAGGATTTCAGACGTGTGGTGGTGGGCTGAACTACAGGGTCTTTTTGGTTATGTCCCATCCAGCTATTTGCACAAAAGTATAGAAGATGTAGAAGATGTTTGGCAAGATGACGAATACTTTGGAAATTATGGGACATTA AGGCTTCATCTGGAGATGCTGTCAGATAAACCCCGCACAGAAACATACAGGCAGGTGATCCTGAGTAATAGCGCCTCCCTGAGGGGGAAGGTGGTCATGGACTTGGGCTGTGGGACAGGCATTATCAGCCTCTTCTGTGCCCTTCTAGCACAACCTGCAGCG GTATATGCTGTGGAGGCCAGCTCAATGGCAGAACACACTGAGAAACTAGTGAGGAAGAATGGCTGTGAGGGAGTCGTAACAGTGTTTCGGGACCGAGCTGAGAATCTCACTCTTCCTGGGAAAGTGGATGTTCTAGTGTCAGAGTGGATGGGCAACTGCCTTCTG TTTGAGTACATGTTGGAGTCAGTGTTGCTGGCACGTGATCGCTGGCTGAAGGAAGGTGGAATGATTTGGCCGTCCTCTGCCTGTCTGACAGTCGTTCCTTGCCAGGCCTTCTCTGACTACAGGCAAAAAATGGAGTTCTGGGAGAAACCGTATGGTCTAGACTTCAGCTACCTACA GTCACTTGCACAGAAAGAGTTTCTCTCCAAGCCTAAATTTAGCCATCATCTCCTACCTGAGGACTGTTTGTCCACTCCAGCTGATGTTATCACTCTTGAAATGGTCACAATACAGGTCTCAGACTTAGAG AGACTCAAAGGAGAGTTTAGTTTCACTGTTGAGAAGTCAGGCATTTTCCATGGTTTCACTGTCTGGTTCAGTGCACATTTCCAGAGTTTAGAAGAGGATGGATCATCACTGGAGTTGAACACAGGACCATATTCAGA GATCACTCACTGGAAACAGACTCTTTTCATGTTGGATGCTCCAGTGGAAGTCGAGGAAGGGGACATTATAGTGGGCTCCATACGTCTGCAGAGAAATCCAATCTGGAGACGTCACTTGTCAGTCACATTTTCATGGAACATAAACGGCACTGAAGATTCTAAGGTGAGTATGTACATGTATCATTGCTTAATCTCCTTAAAAtcaataaacaaataa
- the prmt2 gene encoding protein arginine N-methyltransferase 2 isoform X2 gives MLENESREGEAEEYVGIADFVAEGDEQLSFSVGDKLLVHERISDVWWWAELQGLFGYVPSSYLHKSIEDVEDVWQDDEYFGNYGTLRLHLEMLSDKPRTETYRQVILSNSASLRGKVVMDLGCGTGIISLFCALLAQPAAVYAVEASSMAEHTEKLVRKNGCEGVVTVFRDRAENLTLPGKVDVLVSEWMGNCLLFEYMLESVLLARDRWLKEGGMIWPSSACLTVVPCQAFSDYRQKMEFWEKPYGLDFSYLQSLAQKEFLSKPKFSHHLLPEDCLSTPADVITLEMVTIQVSDLERLKGEFSFTVEKSGIFHGFTVWFSAHFQSLEEDGSSLELNTGPYSEITHWKQTLFMLDAPVEVEEGDIIVGSIRLQRNPIWRRHLSVTFSWNINGTEDSKGCAHVGRSCSKSHGTERVTVTQA, from the exons ATGCTTGAAAATGAAAGCAGAGAGGGTGAAGCTGAAGAGTATGTCGGCATTGCGGATTTTGTGGCTGAAGGAGATGAGCAG CTTAGTTTCTCAGTTGGTGATAAACTGCTGGTCCATGAGAGGATTTCAGACGTGTGGTGGTGGGCTGAACTACAGGGTCTTTTTGGTTATGTCCCATCCAGCTATTTGCACAAAAGTATAGAAGATGTAGAAGATGTTTGGCAAGATGACGAATACTTTGGAAATTATGGGACATTA AGGCTTCATCTGGAGATGCTGTCAGATAAACCCCGCACAGAAACATACAGGCAGGTGATCCTGAGTAATAGCGCCTCCCTGAGGGGGAAGGTGGTCATGGACTTGGGCTGTGGGACAGGCATTATCAGCCTCTTCTGTGCCCTTCTAGCACAACCTGCAGCG GTATATGCTGTGGAGGCCAGCTCAATGGCAGAACACACTGAGAAACTAGTGAGGAAGAATGGCTGTGAGGGAGTCGTAACAGTGTTTCGGGACCGAGCTGAGAATCTCACTCTTCCTGGGAAAGTGGATGTTCTAGTGTCAGAGTGGATGGGCAACTGCCTTCTG TTTGAGTACATGTTGGAGTCAGTGTTGCTGGCACGTGATCGCTGGCTGAAGGAAGGTGGAATGATTTGGCCGTCCTCTGCCTGTCTGACAGTCGTTCCTTGCCAGGCCTTCTCTGACTACAGGCAAAAAATGGAGTTCTGGGAGAAACCGTATGGTCTAGACTTCAGCTACCTACA GTCACTTGCACAGAAAGAGTTTCTCTCCAAGCCTAAATTTAGCCATCATCTCCTACCTGAGGACTGTTTGTCCACTCCAGCTGATGTTATCACTCTTGAAATGGTCACAATACAGGTCTCAGACTTAGAG AGACTCAAAGGAGAGTTTAGTTTCACTGTTGAGAAGTCAGGCATTTTCCATGGTTTCACTGTCTGGTTCAGTGCACATTTCCAGAGTTTAGAAGAGGATGGATCATCACTGGAGTTGAACACAGGACCATATTCAGA GATCACTCACTGGAAACAGACTCTTTTCATGTTGGATGCTCCAGTGGAAGTCGAGGAAGGGGACATTATAGTGGGCTCCATACGTCTGCAGAGAAATCCAATCTGGAGACGTCACTTGTCAGTCACATTTTCATGGAACATAAACGGCACTGAAGATTCTAAG GGGTGTGCacatgtgggcagatcctgtagcaaAAGCCATGGTACCGAGAGAGTGACAGTCACCCAAgcatga
- the LOC137075248 gene encoding UDP-glucuronosyltransferase-like isoform X1: MVRALSIPALGLLSWICLFSFEPVQAGKVLVMPVDGSHWLSMKILVEELSQRGHEMVVLVPETSVLIKASGNYITKSFRVPYTLAELNANLDHIKKNAIEKPPQLTDFFENLGNLIEFTNMQVKACEGLLYDKPLMKSLRETEFDVLLTDPFLPCGTILADSLSLPPVYFLHGIPCRLDESAAQCPSPSSFVPRFITGYSDKMTFPQRVKNMLMTVFEMFLCRKLYTSFDELASRYLQKDTTYEELLGHGAIWLHRYDFTFEFPKPQMPNMVQIGGINCAKKGPLTKELEEFVNGSGEHGFVVFTLGSMVSQLPEAKAREFFEAFRQIPQRVLWRHTGPVPENAPKNVKLMKWLPQNDLLGHPKVKAFITHGGSHGIYEGICNGVPMVMLPLFGDQGDNAQRLVARGVAEALSIFDVTSDKLLVALRKVLNDKSYKEKMTKLSAIHRDRPIEPLDLAVFWTEFVMRHKGADHLRTAAHELNWIQYHSLDVIGFLILILVTVIFVTVKSCMFCFRKCFKKTQKKKKE, from the exons ATGGTGAGAGCACTGAGTATTCCCGCTCTGGGGCTTCTATCCTGGATATGCTTGTTCTCCTTTGAGCCTGTTCAGGCTGGAAAGGTGCTTGTCATGCCGGTGGATGGCAGCCACTGGCTGAGCATGAAGATCCTGGTGGAAGAGCTGTCTCAGAGGGGTCATGAGATGGTGGTCCTGGTCCCTGAAACCAGTGTTCTGATAAAGGCATCTGGCAATTACATCACTAAGTCTTTTCGCGTGCCCTACACTCTTGCTGAGCTGAATGCCAACTTGGACCACATAAAGAAGAATGCGATTGAGAAGCCTCCACAGTTGACAGATTTTTTTGAGAATCTGGGGAACCTGATAGAGTTCACAAATATGCAGGTGAAAGCCTGTGAAGGACTGCTGTACGACAAGCCCCTGATGAAGAGTCTAAGAGAAACGGAATTTGATGTTTTGCTCACTGATCCTTTCCTGCCGTGCGGCACTATCCTTGCTGATTCCCTCTCACTTCCCCCTGTTTACTTCTTGCATGGAATTCCCTGTCGGCTTGATGAGTCAGCCGCCCAGTGTCCCTCACCTTCGTCTTTTGTCCCGCGCTTCATCACCGGCTACTCAGATAAGATGACTTTCCCTCAGAGAGTAAAAAATATGCTAATGACAGTTTTTGAAATGTTCCTTTGCCGTAAACTGTATACCAGCTTTGATGAATTGGCCAGTAGATATCTGCAGAAGGACACTACATATGAGGAGTTATTAGGGCACGGTGCAATCTGGCTTCATAGGTATGATTTTACCTTTGAATTCCCCAAACCTCAAATGCCAAACATGGTCCAGATAGGGGGTATCAACTGTGCAAAGAAGGGTCCACTGACAAAG GAGCTGGAGGAGTTTGTGAATGGTTCTGGAGAGCATGGGTTTGTGGTCTTCACTTTGGGCTCCATGGTGTCACAGTTACCCGAGGCCAAAGCCAGAGAGTTCTTTGAGGCATTTAGGCAGATACCTCAGAGG GTGCTATGGAGGCACACTGGACCAGTCCCTGAAAATGCTCCAAAGAATGTCAAACTGATGAAATGGCTTCCACAAAATGATCTCTTAG GCCATCCTAAGGTTAAGGCTTTTATTACACATGGCGGATCACATGGAATCTATGAGGGAATCTGTAATGGGGTGCCAATGGTGATGCTTCCTCTGTTTGGAGACCAAGGGGATAATGCCCAGCGCTTAGTCGCTCGAGGAGTTGCTGAAGCCCTGAGTATCTTTGATGTGACCTCAGATAAACTGCTGGTTGCATTGAGAAAGGTCCTGAATGACAAAAG TTACAAGGAGAAGATGACAAAGCTTTCAGCTATTCACAGAGACCGGCCCATTGAGCCTCTAGACCTGGCTGTTTTCTGGACTGAGTTTGTCATGAGACACAAAGGGGCAGATCATCTCAGGACTGCAGCTCATGAGCTAAACTGGATTCAGTATCATTCTCTGGACGTCATTGGCTTTCTTATCCTCATTCTAGTGACTGTTATTTTTGTGACTGTCAAAAGCTGCATGTTCTGTTTCAGGAAATGCTTCAAGAAAACTCAGAAAAAGAAGAAGGAGTAG
- the prmt2 gene encoding protein arginine N-methyltransferase 2 isoform X4, with translation MLENESREGEAEEYVGIADFVAEGDEQLSFSVGDKLLVHERISDVWWWAELQGLFGYVPSSYLHKSIEDVEDVWQDDEYFGNYGTLRLHLEMLSDKPRTETYRQVILSNSASLRGKVVMDLGCGTGIISLFCALLAQPAAVYAVEASSMAEHTEKLVRKNGCEGVVTVFRDRAENLTLPGKVDVLVSEWMGNCLLFEYMLESVLLARDRWLKEGGMIWPSSACLTVVPCQAFSDYRQKMEFWEKPYGLDFSYLQSLAQKEFLSKPKFSHHLLPEDCLSTPADVITLEMVTIQVSDLERLKGEFSFTVEKSGIFHGFTVWFSAHFQSLEEDGSSLELNTGPYSEITHWKQTLFMLDAPVEVEEGDIIVGSIRLQRNPIWRRHLSVTFSWNINGTEDSKVQTKCFPMWR, from the exons ATGCTTGAAAATGAAAGCAGAGAGGGTGAAGCTGAAGAGTATGTCGGCATTGCGGATTTTGTGGCTGAAGGAGATGAGCAG CTTAGTTTCTCAGTTGGTGATAAACTGCTGGTCCATGAGAGGATTTCAGACGTGTGGTGGTGGGCTGAACTACAGGGTCTTTTTGGTTATGTCCCATCCAGCTATTTGCACAAAAGTATAGAAGATGTAGAAGATGTTTGGCAAGATGACGAATACTTTGGAAATTATGGGACATTA AGGCTTCATCTGGAGATGCTGTCAGATAAACCCCGCACAGAAACATACAGGCAGGTGATCCTGAGTAATAGCGCCTCCCTGAGGGGGAAGGTGGTCATGGACTTGGGCTGTGGGACAGGCATTATCAGCCTCTTCTGTGCCCTTCTAGCACAACCTGCAGCG GTATATGCTGTGGAGGCCAGCTCAATGGCAGAACACACTGAGAAACTAGTGAGGAAGAATGGCTGTGAGGGAGTCGTAACAGTGTTTCGGGACCGAGCTGAGAATCTCACTCTTCCTGGGAAAGTGGATGTTCTAGTGTCAGAGTGGATGGGCAACTGCCTTCTG TTTGAGTACATGTTGGAGTCAGTGTTGCTGGCACGTGATCGCTGGCTGAAGGAAGGTGGAATGATTTGGCCGTCCTCTGCCTGTCTGACAGTCGTTCCTTGCCAGGCCTTCTCTGACTACAGGCAAAAAATGGAGTTCTGGGAGAAACCGTATGGTCTAGACTTCAGCTACCTACA GTCACTTGCACAGAAAGAGTTTCTCTCCAAGCCTAAATTTAGCCATCATCTCCTACCTGAGGACTGTTTGTCCACTCCAGCTGATGTTATCACTCTTGAAATGGTCACAATACAGGTCTCAGACTTAGAG AGACTCAAAGGAGAGTTTAGTTTCACTGTTGAGAAGTCAGGCATTTTCCATGGTTTCACTGTCTGGTTCAGTGCACATTTCCAGAGTTTAGAAGAGGATGGATCATCACTGGAGTTGAACACAGGACCATATTCAGA GATCACTCACTGGAAACAGACTCTTTTCATGTTGGATGCTCCAGTGGAAGTCGAGGAAGGGGACATTATAGTGGGCTCCATACGTCTGCAGAGAAATCCAATCTGGAGACGTCACTTGTCAGTCACATTTTCATGGAACATAAACGGCACTGAAGATTCTAAG GTCCAGACAAAGTGTTTTCCAATGTGGAGGTGA
- the prmt2 gene encoding protein arginine N-methyltransferase 2 isoform X1 — protein sequence MLENESREGEAEEYVGIADFVAEGDEQLSFSVGDKLLVHERISDVWWWAELQGLFGYVPSSYLHKSIEDVEDVWQDDEYFGNYGTLRLHLEMLSDKPRTETYRQVILSNSASLRGKVVMDLGCGTGIISLFCALLAQPAAVYAVEASSMAEHTEKLVRKNGCEGVVTVFRDRAENLTLPGKVDVLVSEWMGNCLLFEYMLESVLLARDRWLKEGGMIWPSSACLTVVPCQAFSDYRQKMEFWEKPYGLDFSYLQSLAQKEFLSKPKFSHHLLPEDCLSTPADVITLEMVTIQVSDLERLKGEFSFTVEKSGIFHGFTVWFSAHFQSLEEDGSSLELNTGPYSEITHWKQTLFMLDAPVEVEEGDIIVGSIRLQRNPIWRRHLSVTFSWNINGTEDSKTEAPHTGSCSMVYICRTGCSIPSNTDKNICHRTLQPWCLISATIQ from the exons ATGCTTGAAAATGAAAGCAGAGAGGGTGAAGCTGAAGAGTATGTCGGCATTGCGGATTTTGTGGCTGAAGGAGATGAGCAG CTTAGTTTCTCAGTTGGTGATAAACTGCTGGTCCATGAGAGGATTTCAGACGTGTGGTGGTGGGCTGAACTACAGGGTCTTTTTGGTTATGTCCCATCCAGCTATTTGCACAAAAGTATAGAAGATGTAGAAGATGTTTGGCAAGATGACGAATACTTTGGAAATTATGGGACATTA AGGCTTCATCTGGAGATGCTGTCAGATAAACCCCGCACAGAAACATACAGGCAGGTGATCCTGAGTAATAGCGCCTCCCTGAGGGGGAAGGTGGTCATGGACTTGGGCTGTGGGACAGGCATTATCAGCCTCTTCTGTGCCCTTCTAGCACAACCTGCAGCG GTATATGCTGTGGAGGCCAGCTCAATGGCAGAACACACTGAGAAACTAGTGAGGAAGAATGGCTGTGAGGGAGTCGTAACAGTGTTTCGGGACCGAGCTGAGAATCTCACTCTTCCTGGGAAAGTGGATGTTCTAGTGTCAGAGTGGATGGGCAACTGCCTTCTG TTTGAGTACATGTTGGAGTCAGTGTTGCTGGCACGTGATCGCTGGCTGAAGGAAGGTGGAATGATTTGGCCGTCCTCTGCCTGTCTGACAGTCGTTCCTTGCCAGGCCTTCTCTGACTACAGGCAAAAAATGGAGTTCTGGGAGAAACCGTATGGTCTAGACTTCAGCTACCTACA GTCACTTGCACAGAAAGAGTTTCTCTCCAAGCCTAAATTTAGCCATCATCTCCTACCTGAGGACTGTTTGTCCACTCCAGCTGATGTTATCACTCTTGAAATGGTCACAATACAGGTCTCAGACTTAGAG AGACTCAAAGGAGAGTTTAGTTTCACTGTTGAGAAGTCAGGCATTTTCCATGGTTTCACTGTCTGGTTCAGTGCACATTTCCAGAGTTTAGAAGAGGATGGATCATCACTGGAGTTGAACACAGGACCATATTCAGA GATCACTCACTGGAAACAGACTCTTTTCATGTTGGATGCTCCAGTGGAAGTCGAGGAAGGGGACATTATAGTGGGCTCCATACGTCTGCAGAGAAATCCAATCTGGAGACGTCACTTGTCAGTCACATTTTCATGGAACATAAACGGCACTGAAGATTCTAAG ACAGAAGCTCCTCATACCGGCTCTTGTAGTATGGTTTACATTTGCAGAACTGGTTGCAGCATTCCTTCAAACACTGACAAGAACATCTGCCACAGGACTCTCCAACCTTGGTGTTTGATATCAGCCACCATCCAATAA
- the prmt2 gene encoding protein arginine N-methyltransferase 2 isoform X5, with translation MLENESREGEAEEYVGIADFVAEGDEQRLHLEMLSDKPRTETYRQVILSNSASLRGKVVMDLGCGTGIISLFCALLAQPAAVYAVEASSMAEHTEKLVRKNGCEGVVTVFRDRAENLTLPGKVDVLVSEWMGNCLLFEYMLESVLLARDRWLKEGGMIWPSSACLTVVPCQAFSDYRQKMEFWEKPYGLDFSYLQSLAQKEFLSKPKFSHHLLPEDCLSTPADVITLEMVTIQVSDLERLKGEFSFTVEKSGIFHGFTVWFSAHFQSLEEDGSSLELNTGPYSEITHWKQTLFMLDAPVEVEEGDIIVGSIRLQRNPIWRRHLSVTFSWNINGTEDSKTEAPHTGSCSMVYICRTGCSIPSNTDKNICHRTLQPWCLISATIQ, from the exons ATGCTTGAAAATGAAAGCAGAGAGGGTGAAGCTGAAGAGTATGTCGGCATTGCGGATTTTGTGGCTGAAGGAGATGAGCAG AGGCTTCATCTGGAGATGCTGTCAGATAAACCCCGCACAGAAACATACAGGCAGGTGATCCTGAGTAATAGCGCCTCCCTGAGGGGGAAGGTGGTCATGGACTTGGGCTGTGGGACAGGCATTATCAGCCTCTTCTGTGCCCTTCTAGCACAACCTGCAGCG GTATATGCTGTGGAGGCCAGCTCAATGGCAGAACACACTGAGAAACTAGTGAGGAAGAATGGCTGTGAGGGAGTCGTAACAGTGTTTCGGGACCGAGCTGAGAATCTCACTCTTCCTGGGAAAGTGGATGTTCTAGTGTCAGAGTGGATGGGCAACTGCCTTCTG TTTGAGTACATGTTGGAGTCAGTGTTGCTGGCACGTGATCGCTGGCTGAAGGAAGGTGGAATGATTTGGCCGTCCTCTGCCTGTCTGACAGTCGTTCCTTGCCAGGCCTTCTCTGACTACAGGCAAAAAATGGAGTTCTGGGAGAAACCGTATGGTCTAGACTTCAGCTACCTACA GTCACTTGCACAGAAAGAGTTTCTCTCCAAGCCTAAATTTAGCCATCATCTCCTACCTGAGGACTGTTTGTCCACTCCAGCTGATGTTATCACTCTTGAAATGGTCACAATACAGGTCTCAGACTTAGAG AGACTCAAAGGAGAGTTTAGTTTCACTGTTGAGAAGTCAGGCATTTTCCATGGTTTCACTGTCTGGTTCAGTGCACATTTCCAGAGTTTAGAAGAGGATGGATCATCACTGGAGTTGAACACAGGACCATATTCAGA GATCACTCACTGGAAACAGACTCTTTTCATGTTGGATGCTCCAGTGGAAGTCGAGGAAGGGGACATTATAGTGGGCTCCATACGTCTGCAGAGAAATCCAATCTGGAGACGTCACTTGTCAGTCACATTTTCATGGAACATAAACGGCACTGAAGATTCTAAG ACAGAAGCTCCTCATACCGGCTCTTGTAGTATGGTTTACATTTGCAGAACTGGTTGCAGCATTCCTTCAAACACTGACAAGAACATCTGCCACAGGACTCTCCAACCTTGGTGTTTGATATCAGCCACCATCCAATAA
- the LOC137075248 gene encoding UDP-glucuronosyltransferase-like isoform X2 produces MVRALSIPTLGLLSWICLFSFEPVQAGKVLVMPVDGSHWLSMKILVEELSQRGHEMVVLVPETSVLIKASDNYITKSFHVPYTYADLKANLDNIEKNAFEKPPQLIDIFENLRNLMQFTNMQVKACEGLLYDEPLMKSLRETGFDVLLTDPFLPCGTIIADSFSLPAVYFLRLIPCGLDESATQCPSPSSFVPRLMTGYSDKMTFSQRVKNTLMTIFEIYLCSKLFASADELASRYLQKDTTYKELLGHGAIWLHRYDFTFEFPKPQMPNMVQIGGINCAKNGPLTEELEEFVNGSGEHGFVVFTLGSMVSQLPEAKAREFFEAFRQIPQRVLWRHTGPVPENAPKNVKLMKWLPQNDLLGHPKVKAFITHGGSHGIYEGICNGVPMVMLPLFGDQGDNAQRLVARGVAEALSIFDVTSDKLLVALRKVLNDKSYKEKMTKLSAIHRDRPIEPLDLAVFWTEFVMRHKGADHLRTAAHELNWIQYHSLDVIGFLILILVTVIFVTVKSCMFCFRKCFKKTQKKKKE; encoded by the exons ATGGTGAGAGCACTGAGTATTCCCACTCTGGGGCTTCTATCCTGGATATGCTTGTTCTCCTTTGAGCCTGTTCAGGCTGGAAAGGTGCTTGTCATGCCGGTGGATGGCAGCCACTGGCTGAGCATGAAGATCCTGGTGGAAGAGCTGTCTCAGAGGGGTCATGAGATGGTGGTCCTGGTCCCTGAAACCAGTGTTCTGATAAAGGCATCTGACAACTACATCACTAAGTCTTTTCATGTGCCCTACACCTATGCTGATCTGAAGGCCAACTTGGACAATATAGAGAAGAATGCATTTGAGAAACCCCCACAATTGATTGATATCTTTGAAAATTTGAGGAACCTGATGCAGTTTACAAATATGCAGGTGAAAGCCTGTGAAGGACTGCTGTACGACGAGCCCCTGATGAAGAGTCTAAGAGAAACGGGATTTGATGTTTTGCTCACTGATCCTTTCCTGCCATGTGGCACTATTATTGCTGATTCATTCTCACTTCCCGCTGTTTACTTCTTGCGTTTGATTCCCTGTGGGCTTGATGAGTCAGCCACCCAGTGTCCATCACCTTCGTCTTTTGTCCCACGGTTGATGACTGGTTACTCAGATAAGATGACTTTTTCTCAGAGagtaaaaaatactttaatGACCATTTTTGAAATATACCTTTGCAGTAAATTGTTTGCTAGTGCAGATGAACTGGCCAGTAGATATCTGCAGAAGGACACTACATACAAAGAGCTATTAGGGCACGGTGCAATCTGGCTTCATAGGTATGACTTTACCTTTGAGTTCCCCAAACCTCAAATGCCAAACATGGTCCAGATAGGGGGTATCAACTGTGCAAAGAACGGTCCACTGACAGAG GAGCTGGAGGAGTTTGTGAATGGTTCTGGAGAGCATGGGTTTGTGGTCTTCACTTTGGGCTCCATGGTGTCACAGTTACCCGAGGCCAAAGCCAGAGAGTTCTTTGAGGCATTTAGGCAGATACCTCAGAGG GTGCTATGGAGGCACACTGGACCAGTCCCTGAAAATGCTCCAAAGAATGTCAAACTGATGAAATGGCTTCCACAAAATGATCTCTTAG GCCATCCTAAGGTTAAGGCTTTTATTACACATGGCGGATCACATGGAATCTATGAGGGAATCTGTAATGGGGTGCCAATGGTGATGCTTCCTCTGTTTGGAGACCAAGGGGATAATGCCCAGCGCTTAGTCGCTCGAGGAGTTGCTGAAGCCCTGAGTATCTTTGATGTGACCTCAGATAAACTGCTGGTTGCATTGAGAAAGGTCCTGAATGACAAAAG TTACAAGGAGAAGATGACAAAGCTTTCAGCTATTCACAGAGACCGGCCCATTGAGCCTCTAGACCTGGCTGTTTTCTGGACTGAGTTTGTCATGAGACACAAAGGGGCAGATCATCTCAGGACTGCAGCTCATGAGCTAAACTGGATTCAGTATCATTCTCTGGACGTCATTGGCTTTCTTATCCTCATTCTAGTGACTGTTATTTTTGTGACTGTCAAAAGCTGCATGTTCTGTTTCAGGAAATGCTTCAAGAAAACTCAGAAAAAGAAGAAGGAGTAG